A genomic stretch from Helianthus annuus cultivar XRQ/B chromosome 1, HanXRQr2.0-SUNRISE, whole genome shotgun sequence includes:
- the LOC110927103 gene encoding protein NYNRIN-like — protein MEKLVLALLHASRRLRRYFTGHSWGATTSCTGRAQLSRGKSLQTSSLKFQWKINHCEIVETPTKDTSDGVWLLYTDGASNEDGAGAGLRLVSPEKHEFTYAIKLDFKNTNNEEEYEGFLAGLRLAIKMGAQNIQAHVDSLLIASQINGVYDAKGEVMALYLEQAKELLQRFKTYKVVHINRSENKPADALSKLASTSFQHLAKDVRIEVLKNPSVLLCQVNVIEVGQPSWMTPIIQYLQDGILPESKAEARKIQNKALHYEMNNGILYRKSYLGPLLRCVDPQDANYLIREIHEGICGIYAGPRMVVAKIMNAGYYWPGMHVDALRELRKCDSCQRHSPKTLHPKNDLIPVSTAWPFQQRGIDMVGPFPDAPGAVKFIIVAIDYFTKWVEAKALASTTAMIVRKFIWEHIICRFGLPLKIVTDNGTNFASGDL, from the exons ATGGAGAAGTTGGTTCTAGCACTGCTTCACGCTTCTAGAAGGCTGCGCAGGTACTTTACAGGGCAC AGTTGGGGGGCCACAACATCTTGTACAGGTCGCGCCCAGCTATCAAGGGGCAAGTCCTTGCAGACTTCGTCACTGAAGTTCCAGTGGAAGATCAATCATTGTGAGATCGTTGAGACTCCCACGAAAGATACATCTGACGGAGTATGGTTGTTGTACACTGATGGGGCATCAAATGAGGACGGTGCAGGAGCAGGATTGCGCCTCGTGAGCCCCGAGAAGCATGAATTTACATACGCCATCAAGTTggacttcaaaaacaccaacaatgAGGAAGAATATGAGGGATTTCTGGCAGGCCTGCGCCTCGCCATAAAGATGGGAGCTCAAAATATACAAGCACATGTCGATTCACTTCTGATTGCTAGTCAAATCAATGGAGTTTACGATGCAAAGGGCGAGGTCATGGCCCTATATTTAGAACAAGCGAAAGAGTTACTTCAACGCTTCAAGACATACAAGGTGGTTCACATCAATCGCTCTGAAAACAAACCAGCAGACGCTTTGAGCAAGCTCGCTTCAACCTCCTTTCAACATCTAGCCAAAGATGTAAGGATTGAAGTACTCAAGAATCCATCAGTCCTGCTATGCCAAGTAAATGTGATAGAAGTAGGGCAGCCATCCTGGATGACCCCTATAATTCAATATCTACAAGACGGGATACTCCCGGAAAGCAAAGCGGAGGCGAGGAAGATTCAAAACAAGGCCTTGCACTATGAAATGAATAATGGTATCTTGTACCGAAAATCCTATTTAGGGCCCCTGTTGCGCTGTGTAGACCCCCAAGACGCAAATTATTTGATCAGAGAGATCCATGAAGGGATCTGTGGCATCTATGCAGGACCGCGCATGGTTGTCGCAAAAATTATGAATGCTGGTTACtactggccagggatgcatgtcgATGCCCTAAGGGAGTTGCGCAAATGTGACTCATGTCAGAGACACTCCCCGAAGACCCTACACCCGAAGAATGATCTTATCCCTGTATCCACTGCTTGGCCTTTCCAGCAGCGGGGAATCGATATGGTGGGACCTTTCCCCGATGCTCCTGGAGCTGTAAAATTCATAATCGTGGCCATTGACTATTTTACtaagtgggtggaggccaaagctcTCGCGTCAACCACTGCAATGATCGTGCGCAAGTttatttgggaacacatcatttgTAGATTTGGTCTCCCACTCAAAATTGTCACAGACAATGGCACCAATTTTGCTTCAGGGGATCTTTAA